GTAAAAGGCGGGTACGATAAATGGCAAGTGTGGCTCAAACGCCAGTCAGTTGTAATTCGGGCGATAGTGCTTGCTTTAACGGGTCTTATTGTCGCTATGACATTATGGCTGCTTAACATGTTTGGTGTCATGGATAATATCTTGCATTTTAATATAACGTGGCTTCATTCGCCGCTAGGATTTTTTACTAAATGAAACAACCTATTTTTGTAACAGGTAATCAACATAAAGCCGATCACCTTGCGAAGCTTTTGGGCATACCTCTAAAACCTGAGTCTCAAAACCCCCACATAAGCTGGTACGCGAGCAATGTTCGGATGTAGTGAACGGCGTAGCCGTTCACCGAGCGGGGAAACGAACTCTGTAAGAAGAGATGTTCTTTAAGATAGTCAAAGACGCATTCAATCC
The sequence above is drawn from the Candidatus Chromulinivoraceae bacterium genome and encodes:
- a CDS encoding TIGR02611 family protein produces the protein MDKVKKQAKRGATALVGGIILLVGVVAIPYPGPGWLIVFAGLAILATEFAWAQRLLDKVKGGYDKWQVWLKRQSVVIRAIVLALTGLIVAMTLWLLNMFGVMDNILHFNITWLHSPLGFFTK